The uncultured Bacteroides sp. DNA segment AAGTAGCCGGATTCACAATGCCCATATCCATTCCTTTTTGAATGGCGTAGTACAAGAACACCGCATGTATAGCCTCACGAATGTAGTCATTGCCACGCAGAGAGAACGAAAGGTTACTTACGCCACCACTGACATGAGCACCCGGCAGATTCTTACGTATCCATTCCGTAGCCTCAATAAAATCGACTGCATAGTTATTGTGTTCTTCAATCCCTGTAGCCACCGTCAAGATGTTCGGATCAAAGATAATATCGTGTGGATTAAAGCCCACTTTGTCTACTAACAAACGATAAGCTCGTTCGCAGACTGCTATTTTCCGTTGAGCAGTATCCGCCTGCCCCTTCTCGTCAAAGGCCATTACCACTACCGCCGCACCATATTGTCTCACAGCACGGGCATGTTCAAGGAAAGCCTCTTCGCCCTCCTTCAGAGAAATGGAATTCACCACACACTTACCTTGGAGACATTTCAATCCGGCTTCAATCACTTCCCATTTAGAGGAATCAATCATGATAGGCACTCGGGCTATTTCAGGTTCTGAAGCGATCAGGTTCAGAAAAGTCGTCATCTCTTCTACTCCATCCAGCAATCCCTCATCCATGTTCACGTCAATAATCAACGCACCATCTTCCACCTGTGTGCGTGCAATGGAGAGAGCTTCTTCGTATTTCTTCTCTTGAATCAGTCGGAGGAATTTACGTGAGCCGGCTACGTTGCAACGCTCGCCGATATTCACAAAGTTAATTTCCGGCTTTACTTCGAGCAACTCCAGACCCGATATCCACATACAATCGGGTTTTGCAACGGGAACACGAGGTTGGATTCCCTTGATGAGGTCAGTGTATTTGGCAATGTATGCATCTGTGGTACCGCAACATCCGCCAATAATATTCACCAGATTCTCATCAATGTATTCTTTTATCTGCGCGGCCATTTCTTCAGGTGTCTGATCGTATGCACCCAGACTGTTAGGCAATCCTGCATTAGGATAAGCACTGATATAGTATGGAGCACGAGACGCCATTTGTACAAGGAAAGGTTTCAACTGATCCGCACCAAACGAGCAGTTGAGTCCCACAGAGAAAATGTTAGCATGCTGAATAGATGCCAGAAAGGCATCAAGTGTTTGTCCCGAGAGCGTACGCCCTCCTATGTCGGACACGGTAACAGAAATCATCAGAGGTACTTCTCTGCCTGTTACCTTCATCGCCTTTTCGGCAGCAAAGATAGCCGCCTTGGCATTCAATGTATCAAAAATAGTTTCTATCAGAAGAGCATCCACACCGCCCTCAAGCAGTGCCTCTATCTGTTGTTGGTAAGCTGCAGCCAGTCCGTCATAACTCAAAGCACGAAAAGCAGGATTATTCACATCCGGACTCATCGAACAAGTTTTATTGGTTGGCCCCACAGCCCCTGCTACAAAGCGTGGTTTATCAGGATTCTTGGCTGTGTATTCATCAGCTATCTCCCGTGCCAACTTTACGGCAGCCAAATTCATTTCACGTACATACTCCTGCACATGGTAATCGGCCATCGACACGGTAGTAGAGCTAAACGTATTCGTCTCTATAATGTCGGCACCTGCCTCTAAATATTTACGGTGAATCTCCTGAATTACATCCGGTCGTGTAAGAGACAACAAGTCATTATTTCCCCTTAATTGTCCCCGGATATGCGCAAAACGCTCATTGCGAAAATCCTCTTCACGAAGATTATATTGTTGAATCATGGTCCCCATCGCGCCATCCAATATTAGGATACGCTCGACCACAAGTTGCTGAATAGTCTTTTTCATTTCATCATCAATGCTTAAACATCCTGTCCATCTCTCTCCGATCATCCTTTTCTCTCAAAGAATCACGTTTATCATATTCTTTTTTACCTTTAGCCAATGCAATCACCACCTTGGCCAGTCCTTTTTCGTTAATGAACATCCGTACAGGGACAATGGTAAATCCTGTTTCCTTCGTTCCCCGTTCCAGCTTCTTCAGTTCTTTTTTACTGAGTAATAGTTTCCGGTCTCTGCGCGCAACATGATTATTATATGAGCCATAGAAGTACTCGGCTATGTGCATGTTCTTCACCCACAGTTCGCCATTGGCAAAGAAGCAAAACGTATCGACCAAGCTAGCTTTGCCCAAGCGGATGGATTTAATCTCTGTACCGGTGAGCACAATACCTGCCGTATAAGTATCCGTCAGTTCATAGTCAAACGTCGCGCGTTTATTCTTTATATTTACGGGAGCCAGTTTCATTTTTCTTTTTAATTAAGTATCACGATCAGCTTGTTGAATACGACCTGAATAATAGTCGGACAGAAGATCAACAAAGCAGATACCATGACGGTAAACTTCAAACGCTTCTTTTCATCAATCGACATTACCGCCGGAACACCTTCCCACACGATGTATATCAGATAAAATTGGAGCAACCAACCTATCACTGTGAAATCGGGTAACAATCCGATCACGATATTGATTAGGAAAGTAACCACCATGGAGTATCCGGCTAGTTGTTGCGCAAGCAACACGTCGTTATCCATACCAAACAATCTCACACCCAAATAGTTTATGGCATAAGCCGCCAGGAAATATCCACCAAACAGTGCCACTGCCACAGCACAACACTGCGTCATTGCTATTTGAAAACTTTGCGGACCACCCCATCCGTTGGCAAACAATGAGCCGGCAAAGACAGAGAGCCCGCATAAACCAATCATGGGATAAACGAACTCGGTAAAGACCCGTCGCTTATCCTCATGCAAACAAATTTCCTCCCAAGCCTTGGCCGGAGAGGAAATCAGTAATAATGCTATTTTAAAAAGTTCTTTATAATTCAATTTCTAATAACCATATTTTACTCGTACACTCTTCTGTAAAGTTTCATAAGTTCCTTTTGCTAATATCTTGACCCAAATAGAATCATTCTTAGGTTCTATTTGGCCATAGACACTAGAAGGAATTCTGAAACTATAAAACGTATTTCCATCGCCGTAAGCAGCATCACCTCCACCTTTAGAATAGTTTAACTTCACATATAGAGTATCATGCCCAATCTTTTGCTGATATATATCAAAATCAACGATTGAATTTGAATGGGTGAATCCAATATTAAAAGTAACATATCTATTTGCGTACCAAGCCGCAGTTAGCTGAGAAATCTTATAATCATTCTTCAAAGTATCTGGTCTTTGATTAAAGGTCTTCACCGGAATCACAAAACCACCAAGTATTGTAACATTATACTTGGTCTTACCTGATACGAGCTCCTCTCCTGCAACCAACTCATAATTTAATAAAACACGTTCAGGATATTTCTTGTCAACAAGCAACATTGATGGATTAGTAGGCGTAAGAGTTAAACCATCATCTGTTAATAGTACAATATTGTCGCTTAAATAACCTTGACTTACAGTAACAAACCCAGAGTAAGAAGCATTACCACCATCCGAATTCAAGCAAGAAGTGAAAGAAATACCCATTAACAACGTAAGGGCTAAAGCAACAAATTTCATTTTTTTCATAATCTATAATATTGTGTGTTTTTATCTGGTGCGCAAATATACAAAACAAAGAGAAACGCACACCGTTAGTTCTCTCTTTTTTTAATCAACTTTAATACATAAATGCAGCTAAAACACAAATACTGCATTAATATGAGATGTTTTTTATTTTTTTTCGTCACTGCAACACATCGAGCCCTACCATTGTCCGTTTTTATAGCAAGCCATTATTACTTAATAATGAGCTTAGTATTACCAATTATTAAGACGAAAGCGCTGCTTACTTCTCTATTTTGGCAAACAATTCCAGATTTTGGTCTACATACATAGCAATACGCTCCGTCAAATCTTCCTCCATCTGGAAAAATTCTTCTTCCAAATCATCAAAGGCTTCGTATGCTTCATACATGGCCATAAATTCTTCATCAGTGCGTTCTTTCTCTAGGTCTTCACGGTTAGCATCGTAAAGTTTCTTTGCTCTATATATCAACTTAGAAAATTCGTCAAGACCCCACAAACGCATCGCTTTAGCAAATGGATTATCAAAGATGTAACTTCCATAACCATTTTGTATCAACTGACAAAATCCACCAATCATTATTTCATCCCGGAAAATCTGATAGGCAAGCAACGAATGCTGTTCGCCAGTAAGTAACGGCATTGTTTCGGCTGTAATCTCACTTCCCATCGCCTCTTGGTACTTATCAGTAAACACCTTGATAAACTCATCCATTCCTTCTCCCGCAGCAGCTTTCAAAGCTGTATCAGATACTTCTATCATTCTTCTTTTTATTAAATATTTATGCGAAAATACACATTTTTTCATTCCGCAAAGCAATAACTTTAAGAAAAAAACAAATAACATTACTTCATATTAAATATGAACTATACCTAAGAGATTGTTGTTCTATAATCAAATAGCTCAGAGATGAGCTAAGTATAGTTGAATAGACAGCAGCTAATTAAAGTATTTACTTAACAAAATTAACATCAAAAAAAGATGAAGAAATTAGTATTATCCGTAGCATTAATGTTAGCTATGTCGATCGCTTGTGCGCAAAATTCTCTTCCAAAAGGAGATACTCAATTTAATGTAGGAGTAGGACTTTCAGACTATGGAGTGCCTGTTTATATCGGACTAGATCACGCTGTTAGTCGCGATATTACTCTTGGTGGAGAACTTTCATACAGGAATTATGATGATAGATGGAATAGCTATGATTATGATCGTCATGTCTGGGGGATTTCAGGAAATGCTAATTATCATTTCAATAACTTGATGAGCATTCCCAGGAATTGGGATTTTTATGCAGGGCTAAACCTTGGGTTCTATTCTTGGGATTCACCCGATGGCTATCACGGTGATCATACTTCAGGCTTGGGATTAGGTGCACAAGTAGGCGGTCGCTACTTCTTCAACGATAAAGTAGGTATCAACTTAGAATTAGGCGGACAAACGGAATTCTCCGGTGGAAAGATAGGTCTTACGATCAAACTATAAAATTAGAAAACGTATTTTCAAGAAAAGAGTGTTGCTCCCTTAAAGCAACACTCTTCTTCTTTATTATTCAAGCATGTAAAAAGATTCTATTCCGCATAATAAGTATATGAAAAATTCTCAATAGAGCCACTATAATCTTTTATTTCTTTTTTAATACAACCATTTTGATCATACTCAAAAGAATATGTAGCTGCTACACTAGAATAATCCCAACCGCTTGTTTTATGACAATAGGCTGAAGCATTTCCGAATAATCCTGTTTCAACCAGCCAATGACTAATACCAGCCCTTTCAGAATAAATGCAATGGGTATTCCCTACATTAGGAACTTCGGAGTATGTTTGTACCTTAAACTGTTCTACTCCATCGGTAAACTTACTCCATTTAATAATATTGCCATTTTCAATAACCGCATTGGAGTAGATATTTCCATTCTTTTCTACCTTTATCATATTGCCATTATCATTGTAGGTATAGGCGTATGTATCCTGACCAGTAATAAAGGTAGCTACATATCCCTTATCATTTA contains these protein-coding regions:
- a CDS encoding DMP19 family protein, whose translation is MIEVSDTALKAAAGEGMDEFIKVFTDKYQEAMGSEITAETMPLLTGEQHSLLAYQIFRDEIMIGGFCQLIQNGYGSYIFDNPFAKAMRLWGLDEFSKLIYRAKKLYDANREDLEKERTDEEFMAMYEAYEAFDDLEEEFFQMEEDLTERIAMYVDQNLELFAKIEK
- a CDS encoding Yip1 family protein, yielding MNYKELFKIALLLISSPAKAWEEICLHEDKRRVFTEFVYPMIGLCGLSVFAGSLFANGWGGPQSFQIAMTQCCAVAVALFGGYFLAAYAINYLGVRLFGMDNDVLLAQQLAGYSMVVTFLINIVIGLLPDFTVIGWLLQFYLIYIVWEGVPAVMSIDEKKRLKFTVMVSALLIFCPTIIQVVFNKLIVILN
- a CDS encoding outer membrane beta-barrel protein — translated: MKKLVLSVALMLAMSIACAQNSLPKGDTQFNVGVGLSDYGVPVYIGLDHAVSRDITLGGELSYRNYDDRWNSYDYDRHVWGISGNANYHFNNLMSIPRNWDFYAGLNLGFYSWDSPDGYHGDHTSGLGLGAQVGGRYFFNDKVGINLELGGQTEFSGGKIGLTIKL
- the metH gene encoding methionine synthase, encoding MKKTIQQLVVERILILDGAMGTMIQQYNLREEDFRNERFAHIRGQLRGNNDLLSLTRPDVIQEIHRKYLEAGADIIETNTFSSTTVSMADYHVQEYVREMNLAAVKLAREIADEYTAKNPDKPRFVAGAVGPTNKTCSMSPDVNNPAFRALSYDGLAAAYQQQIEALLEGGVDALLIETIFDTLNAKAAIFAAEKAMKVTGREVPLMISVTVSDIGGRTLSGQTLDAFLASIQHANIFSVGLNCSFGADQLKPFLVQMASRAPYYISAYPNAGLPNSLGAYDQTPEEMAAQIKEYIDENLVNIIGGCCGTTDAYIAKYTDLIKGIQPRVPVAKPDCMWISGLELLEVKPEINFVNIGERCNVAGSRKFLRLIQEKKYEEALSIARTQVEDGALIIDVNMDEGLLDGVEEMTTFLNLIASEPEIARVPIMIDSSKWEVIEAGLKCLQGKCVVNSISLKEGEEAFLEHARAVRQYGAAVVVMAFDEKGQADTAQRKIAVCERAYRLLVDKVGFNPHDIIFDPNILTVATGIEEHNNYAVDFIEATEWIRKNLPGAHVSGGVSNLSFSLRGNDYIREAIHAVFLYYAIQKGMDMGIVNPATSVLYTDIPADVLKIIEDVVLNRTPNGSEQLIELAEKLKAASSGETTQVIRHDAWRDEPLEERLKHALVKGIGDFLEEDLAEALVKYDKAVDIIEGPLMKGMNYVGDLFGEGKMFLPQVVKTARTMKKAVAILQPVIESEKQGDVQNAGKVLLATVRGDVHDIGKNIVAVVMACNGYEIIDLGVMVPSETILKRAIEEKVDMIGLSGLITPSLEEMVHVASELQKAGFTLPLLIGGATTSKLHTALKIDPAYHAPVVYLKDASQNAGVAAKLLNPLMKEGFVRELAEEYQILREKGKPVHREIVSLEDAQKNRLNLF
- the smpB gene encoding SsrA-binding protein: MKLAPVNIKNKRATFDYELTDTYTAGIVLTGTEIKSIRLGKASLVDTFCFFANGELWVKNMHIAEYFYGSYNNHVARRDRKLLLSKKELKKLERGTKETGFTIVPVRMFINEKGLAKVVIALAKGKKEYDKRDSLREKDDRREMDRMFKH